One genomic region from Tachysurus fulvidraco isolate hzauxx_2018 chromosome 14, HZAU_PFXX_2.0, whole genome shotgun sequence encodes:
- the fkbp15b gene encoding FK506-binding protein 15 isoform X3: protein MFAADDEDGDFMSPTGGAKLASLFSLDQTPSKVNESFQYMAPKQPRKSSGPAAQKAAPPTGSPAVLLATAVHAYRYVNGQYVKQGKLGAAVLGNHASKEYKLLLYVSQQKPVTAARIHSAFSFTVQPSNYCTFYDDQRQNWSLMFESEKASTDFCKEVCLAKANCSTPLEMLVTQDLLLGEGEGVENGDFLEVAYTGWLLQNHIIGQMFDSNLNKDKLLRMKLGAGKVIKGWEEGMLNMRKGGRRLLVIPPALAYGSQGVPGRVPADSTLVFEAEIRRVKFAKDAGSERTAVSSRDTAVPSPAPSVESLGPDLTSAASRSGEPPLRAKSNSLSEQLANPDATKAKLISRMAKMGQPMLPFIHGPSSSPSQAESSDSELEDPSVPRLKERPPARSPQPVHLTAGPSASLQATALMPVSMATANPQPVMAVAGHGFQPYSYSQSTTAPSHLQQVGQIYPSQTVPYQGSGDVTSFLMTEARQHNTEIRLAVGKVGDKVDQLAAKVDEMHKQGGLSLGLSNVSMEPAMIMNTIQRIIQENECLKKEVFEKSLRIEEQNRKIGELINQNQRYMEQSNMLMEQRNDSLKNSSEHNQARILQAEQEKHALPQDVVMTQVRLTDELASSTARVSELQLELTAQRQKAASLQSSLSAALQEGQQHGAKLTTTENQLQEMKESAEQAQVQYRAEKQKRKEVELKLSNLDEELQDLKSEKESLERTLLDRKRKWQAERQRCDEELEEVRKTSQMEMDQLRSQLRKARTNTDQAAAEQLAQMQADVEREWQAKCERALASAREQHTRQMIELTEQRDTLQLKLSQLQDKFSAIKQSREEEEQRLLQQQDQGEALQALRDKCCELEKRAESLRQHGEARVSELERRLAEQQQQTDTTGEVKRVMNGVFHSLRGEFELDETYTGSAVLGVLVNTIKNVTLKLLSKSEPSASENKEKDEDEGEEEEEEDKRSEIQSDEQVNQAQELHMNGEKEDVEEEEEEDGQAEENKKEEKGEQEVVRDKEEEKGEQEVVRDKEEEKGEQEVVRDKEEEKGEQEVVRDKEEEKGEQEAVRDKEEEKGEQEVVCVKEETNGDEEVEGAIQEAKGTGKEADDLEADGEDRREPVLSDITAQIQTQNDVTLEEEVNADPLGDIIPEKVVVAKTESIVCTSEDSDPDETVHTGPPKNPPPPPQSAEEDGTETAAQPSRV from the exons GTCCAGCTGCTCAGAAAGCCGCTCCACCGACCGGGTCACCTGCTGTGCTCTTGGCCACGGCCGTTCACGCGTACAGATA TGTTAATGGACAGTATGTGAAGCAAGGGAAGCTGGGAGCTGCGGTGTTAGGAAACCACGCAAGcaaagag TATAAGCTGCTGCTGTACGTCAGCCAGCAGAAACCCGTGACGGCAGCCAGGATTCACTCGGCCTTCTCCTTCACC GTCCAGCCCAGTAACTACTGCACTTTTTATGACGACCAGAGACAGAACTGGTCTCTCATGTTCGAGTCAGAGAAAGCATCAACAGATTTCTGCAAAGAG GTGTGTTTGGCTAAAGCGAACTGCTCTACTCCACTGGAGATGCTGGTGACTCAGGACCTGCTTCTCGGGGAGGGGGAGGGTGTGGAGAACGGAGACTTTCTGGAGGTCGCCTACACCGGCTGGCTGCTGCAGAACCACATCATCGGCCAG ATGTTTGACTCTAATCTAAATAAGGACAAGCTTCTGAGAATGAAGCTCGGGGCCGGAAAAGTCATAAAG GGCTGGGAGGAGGGTATGCTGAACATGCGTAAAGGAGGACGGCGTCTCCTCGTGATCCCCCCCGCTCTGGCGTACGGGTCACAGGGCGTCCCTGGCCGAGTCCCTGCAGACAGCACTTTGGTGTTTGAGGCAGAAATTCGTAGG GTGAAGTTTGCTAAAGACGCTGGCTCTGAGAGGACAGCCGTGAGCTCCAGGGACACCGCCGTGCCCTCTCCTGCCCCCAGCGTGGAAAGTCTGGGGCCAGATCTCACCTCAGCAGCCAGCAGATCAGG TGAACCACCACTAAGAGCTAAATCCAACTCACTGAGCGAGCAACTAGCA aaTCCGGATGCAACTAAAGCCAAACTCATTTCCCGCATGGCCAAGATGGGTCAGCCCATGCTGCCCTTCATCCACGGGCCGTCATCGTCACCCTCGCAAGCCGAGTCCAGCGACTCTGAACTGGAG GACCCGAGTGTGCCCCGATTGAAAGAGCGCCCCCCCGCACGCTCCCCTCAGCCGGTCCACCTCACCGCTGGTCCTTCAGCTTCGCTTCAGG CAACGGCTTTGATGcctgtttccatggcaacagccAATCCGCAGCCTGTGATGGCCGTGGCAGGTCATGGCTTCCAG CCATACTCTTACAGTCAGTCCACTACGGCTCCATCTCACCTACAACAGGTGGGACAGATTTACCCCTCACAGACCGTGCCTTAccagg GAAGTGGTGATGTCACGTCCTTTTTGATGACGGAGGCCCGTCAGCACAACACCGAGATCCGACTGGCTGTGGGCAAAGTGGGTGATAAAGTGGACCAATTAGCTGCCAAG GTGGATGAGATGCACAAGCAGGGTGGGCTTTCTCTGGGCTTGTCCAATGTCTCCATGGAACCGGCGATGATCATGAACACCATCCAACGCATCATCCAG gaAAACGAGTGCCTGAAGAAGGAGGTGTTTGAGAAGAGCTTGCGCATCGAAGAGCAGAACCGCAAGATCGGAGAACTCATTAACCAAAACCAGAG gtacatGGAGCAGAGTAACATGCTGATGGAGCAGCGGAACGACTCTCTGAAGAACTCTAGTGAGCACAACCAGGCGCGAATCCTGCAGGCAGAACAGGAAAAG CATGCATTGCCACAGGACGTGGTTATGACCCAG gtgaGGTTGACGGACGAGTTGGCCAGCTCTACAGCACGGGTGTCAGAGCTGCAGTTGGAGCTGACCGCACAGCGTCAGAAAGCAGCTTCTCTTCAGTCGAGCCTGAGCGCCGCCCTTCAGGAAGGACAGCAGCATGGCGCGAAGCTCACAACTACAGAGAACCAGCTGCAGG agatgAAGGAGTCGGCAGAGCAGGCGCAGGTGCAGTACAGAGCCGAGAAGCAGAAGCGGAAGGAGGTGGAGCTGAAGCTGAGTAACCTGGACGAAGAGCTGCAGGACCTgaagagcgagaaagagagctTGGAGCGA actctGTTGGACAGAAAGAGGAAATGGCAGGCAGAGAGGCAGCGCTGTGATGAGGAGTTGGAGGAGGTGAGGAAGACCAGTCAGATGGAGATGGACCAACTCCGGAGTCAACTTCGTAAAGCCAGAACCAACACAGACCAGGCAGCTGCtgagcag ttaGCACAGATGCAGGCAGATGTTGAGCGTGAGTGGCAGGCGAAGTGTGAGCGCGCTCTGGCTTCAGCACGAGAACAACATACCAGACAGATGATTGAGCTCACAGAGCAAAGAGACACACTGCAGCTCAAACTCAGCCAGCTACAGgacaag TTCTCTGCCATCAAGCAGTCccgagaggaggaggagcaacGGTTACTACAGCAACAAGATCAGGGGGAGGCACTTCAGGCCCTGAGAGATAAG TGTTGTGAGTTGGAGAAGAGGGCGGAGTCACTGAGACAGCATGGGGAGGCACGAGTTTCTGAGCTGGAGAGAAGACTggcagagcagcagcagcagacagACACCACGGGagag gTGAAGCGTGTGATGAATGGAGTGTTCCACTCTTTACGCGGTGAGTTTGAGCTCGATGAGACGTACACCGGCAGTGCGGTCCTGGGTGTGTTGGTCAACACCATTAAG AACGTCACCCTGAAGCTGCTTTCAAAATCTGAACCGTCCGCATCCGAAAACAAGGAGAAAGACGAGGATGAGGgcgaagaggaggaagaggaggacaagAGGAGTGAAATCCAGTCAGATGAGCAGGTGAACCAGGCCCAGGAGTTACATATgaatggagagaaagaggacgtggaagaggaggaggaggaagatggcCAGGCGGAAGAGAACAAGAAGGAAGAGAAGGGTGAACAGGAAGTAGTCAGagataaagaagaagagaagggtGAACAGGAAGTAGTCAGagataaagaagaagagaagggtGAACAGGAAGTAGTCAGagataaagaagaagagaagggtGAACAGGAAGTAGTCAGagataaagaagaagagaagggtGAACAGGAAGCAGTCAGagataaagaagaagagaagggtGAACAGGAGGTAGTCTGTGTTAAAGAGGAAACAAACGGTGACGAGGAAGTCGAAGGCGCTATACAGGAAGCGAAAGGGACAGGAAAGGAAGCGGATGACCTCGAAGCAGACGGCGAGGACAGACGAGAGCCCGTGCTGTctgacatcacagcacagatTCAGACACAGAATGACGTCACTCTCGAAGAAGAAGTGAACGCAGATCCGCTGGGTGACATCATACCTGAAAAGGTAGTAGTGGCTAAGACTGAGAGCATTGTATGTACGTCAGAGGATTCAGACCCGGACGAAACCGTTCACACCGGACCGCCGAAGaacccaccaccacccccacagTCTGCGGAAGAGGACGGCACAGAAACGGCAGCACAACCCAGCAG AGTTTAA
- the fkbp15b gene encoding FK506-binding protein 15 isoform X1 — MFAADDEDGDFMSPTGGAKLASLFSLDQTPSKVNESFQYMAPKQPRKSSGPAAQKAAPPTGSPAVLLATAVHAYRYVNGQYVKQGKLGAAVLGNHASKEYKLLLYVSQQKPVTAARIHSAFSFTVQPSNYCTFYDDQRQNWSLMFESEKASTDFCKEVCLAKANCSTPLEMLVTQDLLLGEGEGVENGDFLEVAYTGWLLQNHIIGQMFDSNLNKDKLLRMKLGAGKVIKGWEEGMLNMRKGGRRLLVIPPALAYGSQGVPGRVPADSTLVFEAEIRRVKFAKDAGSERTAVSSRDTAVPSPAPSVESLGPDLTSAASRSGEPPLRAKSNSLSEQLANPDATKAKLISRMAKMGQPMLPFIHGPSSSPSQAESSDSELEDPSVPRLKERPPARSPQPVHLTAGPSASLQATALMPVSMATANPQPVMAVAGHGFQPYSYSQSTTAPSHLQQVGQIYPSQTVPYQGSGDVTSFLMTEARQHNTEIRLAVGKVGDKVDQLAAKVDEMHKQGGLSLGLSNVSMEPAMIMNTIQRIIQENECLKKEVFEKSLRIEEQNRKIGELINQNQRYMEQSNMLMEQRNDSLKNSSEHNQARILQAEQEKHALPQDVVMTQVRLTDELASSTARVSELQLELTAQRQKAASLQSSLSAALQEGQQHGAKLTTTENQLQEMKESAEQAQVQYRAEKQKRKEVELKLSNLDEELQDLKSEKESLERTLLDRKRKWQAERQRCDEELEEVRKTSQMEMDQLRSQLRKARTNTDQAAAEQLAQMQADVEREWQAKCERALASAREQHTRQMIELTEQRDTLQLKLSQLQDKFSAIKQSREEEEQRLLQQQDQGEALQALRDKCCELEKRAESLRQHGEARVSELERRLAEQQQQTDTTGEVKRVMNGVFHSLRGEFELDETYTGSAVLGVLVNTIKNVTLKLLSKSEPSASENKEKDEDEGEEEEEEDKRSEIQSDEQVNQAQELHMNGEKEDVEEEEEEDGQAEENKKEEKGEQEVVRDKEEEKGEQEVVRDKEEEKGEQEVVRDKEEEKGEQEVVRDKEEEKGEQEAVRDKEEEKGEQEVVCVKEETNGDEEVEGAIQEAKGTGKEADDLEADGEDRREPVLSDITAQIQTQNDVTLEEEVNADPLGDIIPEKVVVAKTESIVCTSEDSDPDETVHTGPPKNPPPPPQSAEEDGTETAAQPSSPSERADQVNSEEPFFQSPALNKPPPLPTSEEDDEEEELSLKGRPPPAPLFGDDSDDDDLDWLS, encoded by the exons GTCCAGCTGCTCAGAAAGCCGCTCCACCGACCGGGTCACCTGCTGTGCTCTTGGCCACGGCCGTTCACGCGTACAGATA TGTTAATGGACAGTATGTGAAGCAAGGGAAGCTGGGAGCTGCGGTGTTAGGAAACCACGCAAGcaaagag TATAAGCTGCTGCTGTACGTCAGCCAGCAGAAACCCGTGACGGCAGCCAGGATTCACTCGGCCTTCTCCTTCACC GTCCAGCCCAGTAACTACTGCACTTTTTATGACGACCAGAGACAGAACTGGTCTCTCATGTTCGAGTCAGAGAAAGCATCAACAGATTTCTGCAAAGAG GTGTGTTTGGCTAAAGCGAACTGCTCTACTCCACTGGAGATGCTGGTGACTCAGGACCTGCTTCTCGGGGAGGGGGAGGGTGTGGAGAACGGAGACTTTCTGGAGGTCGCCTACACCGGCTGGCTGCTGCAGAACCACATCATCGGCCAG ATGTTTGACTCTAATCTAAATAAGGACAAGCTTCTGAGAATGAAGCTCGGGGCCGGAAAAGTCATAAAG GGCTGGGAGGAGGGTATGCTGAACATGCGTAAAGGAGGACGGCGTCTCCTCGTGATCCCCCCCGCTCTGGCGTACGGGTCACAGGGCGTCCCTGGCCGAGTCCCTGCAGACAGCACTTTGGTGTTTGAGGCAGAAATTCGTAGG GTGAAGTTTGCTAAAGACGCTGGCTCTGAGAGGACAGCCGTGAGCTCCAGGGACACCGCCGTGCCCTCTCCTGCCCCCAGCGTGGAAAGTCTGGGGCCAGATCTCACCTCAGCAGCCAGCAGATCAGG TGAACCACCACTAAGAGCTAAATCCAACTCACTGAGCGAGCAACTAGCA aaTCCGGATGCAACTAAAGCCAAACTCATTTCCCGCATGGCCAAGATGGGTCAGCCCATGCTGCCCTTCATCCACGGGCCGTCATCGTCACCCTCGCAAGCCGAGTCCAGCGACTCTGAACTGGAG GACCCGAGTGTGCCCCGATTGAAAGAGCGCCCCCCCGCACGCTCCCCTCAGCCGGTCCACCTCACCGCTGGTCCTTCAGCTTCGCTTCAGG CAACGGCTTTGATGcctgtttccatggcaacagccAATCCGCAGCCTGTGATGGCCGTGGCAGGTCATGGCTTCCAG CCATACTCTTACAGTCAGTCCACTACGGCTCCATCTCACCTACAACAGGTGGGACAGATTTACCCCTCACAGACCGTGCCTTAccagg GAAGTGGTGATGTCACGTCCTTTTTGATGACGGAGGCCCGTCAGCACAACACCGAGATCCGACTGGCTGTGGGCAAAGTGGGTGATAAAGTGGACCAATTAGCTGCCAAG GTGGATGAGATGCACAAGCAGGGTGGGCTTTCTCTGGGCTTGTCCAATGTCTCCATGGAACCGGCGATGATCATGAACACCATCCAACGCATCATCCAG gaAAACGAGTGCCTGAAGAAGGAGGTGTTTGAGAAGAGCTTGCGCATCGAAGAGCAGAACCGCAAGATCGGAGAACTCATTAACCAAAACCAGAG gtacatGGAGCAGAGTAACATGCTGATGGAGCAGCGGAACGACTCTCTGAAGAACTCTAGTGAGCACAACCAGGCGCGAATCCTGCAGGCAGAACAGGAAAAG CATGCATTGCCACAGGACGTGGTTATGACCCAG gtgaGGTTGACGGACGAGTTGGCCAGCTCTACAGCACGGGTGTCAGAGCTGCAGTTGGAGCTGACCGCACAGCGTCAGAAAGCAGCTTCTCTTCAGTCGAGCCTGAGCGCCGCCCTTCAGGAAGGACAGCAGCATGGCGCGAAGCTCACAACTACAGAGAACCAGCTGCAGG agatgAAGGAGTCGGCAGAGCAGGCGCAGGTGCAGTACAGAGCCGAGAAGCAGAAGCGGAAGGAGGTGGAGCTGAAGCTGAGTAACCTGGACGAAGAGCTGCAGGACCTgaagagcgagaaagagagctTGGAGCGA actctGTTGGACAGAAAGAGGAAATGGCAGGCAGAGAGGCAGCGCTGTGATGAGGAGTTGGAGGAGGTGAGGAAGACCAGTCAGATGGAGATGGACCAACTCCGGAGTCAACTTCGTAAAGCCAGAACCAACACAGACCAGGCAGCTGCtgagcag ttaGCACAGATGCAGGCAGATGTTGAGCGTGAGTGGCAGGCGAAGTGTGAGCGCGCTCTGGCTTCAGCACGAGAACAACATACCAGACAGATGATTGAGCTCACAGAGCAAAGAGACACACTGCAGCTCAAACTCAGCCAGCTACAGgacaag TTCTCTGCCATCAAGCAGTCccgagaggaggaggagcaacGGTTACTACAGCAACAAGATCAGGGGGAGGCACTTCAGGCCCTGAGAGATAAG TGTTGTGAGTTGGAGAAGAGGGCGGAGTCACTGAGACAGCATGGGGAGGCACGAGTTTCTGAGCTGGAGAGAAGACTggcagagcagcagcagcagacagACACCACGGGagag gTGAAGCGTGTGATGAATGGAGTGTTCCACTCTTTACGCGGTGAGTTTGAGCTCGATGAGACGTACACCGGCAGTGCGGTCCTGGGTGTGTTGGTCAACACCATTAAG AACGTCACCCTGAAGCTGCTTTCAAAATCTGAACCGTCCGCATCCGAAAACAAGGAGAAAGACGAGGATGAGGgcgaagaggaggaagaggaggacaagAGGAGTGAAATCCAGTCAGATGAGCAGGTGAACCAGGCCCAGGAGTTACATATgaatggagagaaagaggacgtggaagaggaggaggaggaagatggcCAGGCGGAAGAGAACAAGAAGGAAGAGAAGGGTGAACAGGAAGTAGTCAGagataaagaagaagagaagggtGAACAGGAAGTAGTCAGagataaagaagaagagaagggtGAACAGGAAGTAGTCAGagataaagaagaagagaagggtGAACAGGAAGTAGTCAGagataaagaagaagagaagggtGAACAGGAAGCAGTCAGagataaagaagaagagaagggtGAACAGGAGGTAGTCTGTGTTAAAGAGGAAACAAACGGTGACGAGGAAGTCGAAGGCGCTATACAGGAAGCGAAAGGGACAGGAAAGGAAGCGGATGACCTCGAAGCAGACGGCGAGGACAGACGAGAGCCCGTGCTGTctgacatcacagcacagatTCAGACACAGAATGACGTCACTCTCGAAGAAGAAGTGAACGCAGATCCGCTGGGTGACATCATACCTGAAAAGGTAGTAGTGGCTAAGACTGAGAGCATTGTATGTACGTCAGAGGATTCAGACCCGGACGAAACCGTTCACACCGGACCGCCGAAGaacccaccaccacccccacagTCTGCGGAAGAGGACGGCACAGAAACGGCAGCACAACCCAGCAG TCCATCTGAGCGGGCAGACCAGGTGAACTCAGAGGAGCCATTTTTCCAGAGTCCTGCCCTAAATAAACCCCCACCACTACCAACCAGCGAAGAAGAcgacgaggaggaggagctg AGTTTAAAAGGACGGCCCCCTCCTGCCCCCCTGTTCGGAGACGACAGCGATGACGACGATCTGGACTGGCTGAGCTGA
- the fkbp15b gene encoding FK506-binding protein 15 isoform X2: protein MFAADDEDGDFMSPTGGAKLASLFSLDQTPSKVNESFQYMAPKQPRKSSGPAAQKAAPPTGSPAVLLATAVHAYRYVNGQYVKQGKLGAAVLGNHASKEYKLLLYVSQQKPVTAARIHSAFSFTVQPSNYCTFYDDQRQNWSLMFESEKASTDFCKEVCLAKANCSTPLEMLVTQDLLLGEGEGVENGDFLEVAYTGWLLQNHIIGQMFDSNLNKDKLLRMKLGAGKVIKGWEEGMLNMRKGGRRLLVIPPALAYGSQGVPGRVPADSTLVFEAEIRRVKFAKDAGSERTAVSSRDTAVPSPAPSVESLGPDLTSAASRSGEPPLRAKSNSLSEQLANPDATKAKLISRMAKMGQPMLPFIHGPSSSPSQAESSDSELEDPSVPRLKERPPARSPQPVHLTAGPSASLQATALMPVSMATANPQPVMAVAGHGFQPYSYSQSTTAPSHLQQVGQIYPSQTVPYQGSGDVTSFLMTEARQHNTEIRLAVGKVGDKVDQLAAKVDEMHKQGGLSLGLSNVSMEPAMIMNTIQRIIQENECLKKEVFEKSLRIEEQNRKIGELINQNQRYMEQSNMLMEQRNDSLKNSSEHNQARILQAEQEKVRLTDELASSTARVSELQLELTAQRQKAASLQSSLSAALQEGQQHGAKLTTTENQLQEMKESAEQAQVQYRAEKQKRKEVELKLSNLDEELQDLKSEKESLERTLLDRKRKWQAERQRCDEELEEVRKTSQMEMDQLRSQLRKARTNTDQAAAEQLAQMQADVEREWQAKCERALASAREQHTRQMIELTEQRDTLQLKLSQLQDKFSAIKQSREEEEQRLLQQQDQGEALQALRDKCCELEKRAESLRQHGEARVSELERRLAEQQQQTDTTGEVKRVMNGVFHSLRGEFELDETYTGSAVLGVLVNTIKNVTLKLLSKSEPSASENKEKDEDEGEEEEEEDKRSEIQSDEQVNQAQELHMNGEKEDVEEEEEEDGQAEENKKEEKGEQEVVRDKEEEKGEQEVVRDKEEEKGEQEVVRDKEEEKGEQEVVRDKEEEKGEQEAVRDKEEEKGEQEVVCVKEETNGDEEVEGAIQEAKGTGKEADDLEADGEDRREPVLSDITAQIQTQNDVTLEEEVNADPLGDIIPEKVVVAKTESIVCTSEDSDPDETVHTGPPKNPPPPPQSAEEDGTETAAQPSSPSERADQVNSEEPFFQSPALNKPPPLPTSEEDDEEEELSLKGRPPPAPLFGDDSDDDDLDWLS from the exons GTCCAGCTGCTCAGAAAGCCGCTCCACCGACCGGGTCACCTGCTGTGCTCTTGGCCACGGCCGTTCACGCGTACAGATA TGTTAATGGACAGTATGTGAAGCAAGGGAAGCTGGGAGCTGCGGTGTTAGGAAACCACGCAAGcaaagag TATAAGCTGCTGCTGTACGTCAGCCAGCAGAAACCCGTGACGGCAGCCAGGATTCACTCGGCCTTCTCCTTCACC GTCCAGCCCAGTAACTACTGCACTTTTTATGACGACCAGAGACAGAACTGGTCTCTCATGTTCGAGTCAGAGAAAGCATCAACAGATTTCTGCAAAGAG GTGTGTTTGGCTAAAGCGAACTGCTCTACTCCACTGGAGATGCTGGTGACTCAGGACCTGCTTCTCGGGGAGGGGGAGGGTGTGGAGAACGGAGACTTTCTGGAGGTCGCCTACACCGGCTGGCTGCTGCAGAACCACATCATCGGCCAG ATGTTTGACTCTAATCTAAATAAGGACAAGCTTCTGAGAATGAAGCTCGGGGCCGGAAAAGTCATAAAG GGCTGGGAGGAGGGTATGCTGAACATGCGTAAAGGAGGACGGCGTCTCCTCGTGATCCCCCCCGCTCTGGCGTACGGGTCACAGGGCGTCCCTGGCCGAGTCCCTGCAGACAGCACTTTGGTGTTTGAGGCAGAAATTCGTAGG GTGAAGTTTGCTAAAGACGCTGGCTCTGAGAGGACAGCCGTGAGCTCCAGGGACACCGCCGTGCCCTCTCCTGCCCCCAGCGTGGAAAGTCTGGGGCCAGATCTCACCTCAGCAGCCAGCAGATCAGG TGAACCACCACTAAGAGCTAAATCCAACTCACTGAGCGAGCAACTAGCA aaTCCGGATGCAACTAAAGCCAAACTCATTTCCCGCATGGCCAAGATGGGTCAGCCCATGCTGCCCTTCATCCACGGGCCGTCATCGTCACCCTCGCAAGCCGAGTCCAGCGACTCTGAACTGGAG GACCCGAGTGTGCCCCGATTGAAAGAGCGCCCCCCCGCACGCTCCCCTCAGCCGGTCCACCTCACCGCTGGTCCTTCAGCTTCGCTTCAGG CAACGGCTTTGATGcctgtttccatggcaacagccAATCCGCAGCCTGTGATGGCCGTGGCAGGTCATGGCTTCCAG CCATACTCTTACAGTCAGTCCACTACGGCTCCATCTCACCTACAACAGGTGGGACAGATTTACCCCTCACAGACCGTGCCTTAccagg GAAGTGGTGATGTCACGTCCTTTTTGATGACGGAGGCCCGTCAGCACAACACCGAGATCCGACTGGCTGTGGGCAAAGTGGGTGATAAAGTGGACCAATTAGCTGCCAAG GTGGATGAGATGCACAAGCAGGGTGGGCTTTCTCTGGGCTTGTCCAATGTCTCCATGGAACCGGCGATGATCATGAACACCATCCAACGCATCATCCAG gaAAACGAGTGCCTGAAGAAGGAGGTGTTTGAGAAGAGCTTGCGCATCGAAGAGCAGAACCGCAAGATCGGAGAACTCATTAACCAAAACCAGAG gtacatGGAGCAGAGTAACATGCTGATGGAGCAGCGGAACGACTCTCTGAAGAACTCTAGTGAGCACAACCAGGCGCGAATCCTGCAGGCAGAACAGGAAAAG gtgaGGTTGACGGACGAGTTGGCCAGCTCTACAGCACGGGTGTCAGAGCTGCAGTTGGAGCTGACCGCACAGCGTCAGAAAGCAGCTTCTCTTCAGTCGAGCCTGAGCGCCGCCCTTCAGGAAGGACAGCAGCATGGCGCGAAGCTCACAACTACAGAGAACCAGCTGCAGG agatgAAGGAGTCGGCAGAGCAGGCGCAGGTGCAGTACAGAGCCGAGAAGCAGAAGCGGAAGGAGGTGGAGCTGAAGCTGAGTAACCTGGACGAAGAGCTGCAGGACCTgaagagcgagaaagagagctTGGAGCGA actctGTTGGACAGAAAGAGGAAATGGCAGGCAGAGAGGCAGCGCTGTGATGAGGAGTTGGAGGAGGTGAGGAAGACCAGTCAGATGGAGATGGACCAACTCCGGAGTCAACTTCGTAAAGCCAGAACCAACACAGACCAGGCAGCTGCtgagcag ttaGCACAGATGCAGGCAGATGTTGAGCGTGAGTGGCAGGCGAAGTGTGAGCGCGCTCTGGCTTCAGCACGAGAACAACATACCAGACAGATGATTGAGCTCACAGAGCAAAGAGACACACTGCAGCTCAAACTCAGCCAGCTACAGgacaag TTCTCTGCCATCAAGCAGTCccgagaggaggaggagcaacGGTTACTACAGCAACAAGATCAGGGGGAGGCACTTCAGGCCCTGAGAGATAAG TGTTGTGAGTTGGAGAAGAGGGCGGAGTCACTGAGACAGCATGGGGAGGCACGAGTTTCTGAGCTGGAGAGAAGACTggcagagcagcagcagcagacagACACCACGGGagag gTGAAGCGTGTGATGAATGGAGTGTTCCACTCTTTACGCGGTGAGTTTGAGCTCGATGAGACGTACACCGGCAGTGCGGTCCTGGGTGTGTTGGTCAACACCATTAAG AACGTCACCCTGAAGCTGCTTTCAAAATCTGAACCGTCCGCATCCGAAAACAAGGAGAAAGACGAGGATGAGGgcgaagaggaggaagaggaggacaagAGGAGTGAAATCCAGTCAGATGAGCAGGTGAACCAGGCCCAGGAGTTACATATgaatggagagaaagaggacgtggaagaggaggaggaggaagatggcCAGGCGGAAGAGAACAAGAAGGAAGAGAAGGGTGAACAGGAAGTAGTCAGagataaagaagaagagaagggtGAACAGGAAGTAGTCAGagataaagaagaagagaagggtGAACAGGAAGTAGTCAGagataaagaagaagagaagggtGAACAGGAAGTAGTCAGagataaagaagaagagaagggtGAACAGGAAGCAGTCAGagataaagaagaagagaagggtGAACAGGAGGTAGTCTGTGTTAAAGAGGAAACAAACGGTGACGAGGAAGTCGAAGGCGCTATACAGGAAGCGAAAGGGACAGGAAAGGAAGCGGATGACCTCGAAGCAGACGGCGAGGACAGACGAGAGCCCGTGCTGTctgacatcacagcacagatTCAGACACAGAATGACGTCACTCTCGAAGAAGAAGTGAACGCAGATCCGCTGGGTGACATCATACCTGAAAAGGTAGTAGTGGCTAAGACTGAGAGCATTGTATGTACGTCAGAGGATTCAGACCCGGACGAAACCGTTCACACCGGACCGCCGAAGaacccaccaccacccccacagTCTGCGGAAGAGGACGGCACAGAAACGGCAGCACAACCCAGCAG TCCATCTGAGCGGGCAGACCAGGTGAACTCAGAGGAGCCATTTTTCCAGAGTCCTGCCCTAAATAAACCCCCACCACTACCAACCAGCGAAGAAGAcgacgaggaggaggagctg AGTTTAAAAGGACGGCCCCCTCCTGCCCCCCTGTTCGGAGACGACAGCGATGACGACGATCTGGACTGGCTGAGCTGA